GAGGTTCTTAGCTcttttaattttggaatttggCTTCCTAACCCAATTCAGCCTTGGAGCACCAATGATGGGTTCAGAGTTGTATTCTGGTTTGTGTATCAGTGTACAGGACAGTTCAGATTATGCACTACAATATGAAAGTGAAACGCACAACTAATTTCCTTAAACtgattgtaaaaattaatacaaCCCACGTAGAAATTTATGGTACACCGAACAAACATTAACAAGTAgtcatttgatttcttttcttaattccCAAGGTAAAGAAATATGTGTAGTGTTTGAATTAAGCATCTGAAAAGGCACATACATTTCACTTCTTTGGAACTAAAGTAGATAATTTCATACTCAGGAGACAGATGCACCtcctgaaaaagaaattattcaagGAGAAGCCCAGCCACTTCCAACTCAGACAAATCGACTTCAGCTGTCTGTTTGTTCAACTCCATTGTCTGAACTGCCACCAACATCTGTTATACAATCTTCACCATCTGTTTCTAGTCCATCTgtaccaaaacaaaaattatctaCTCCAAAGGTCAATAATGCACGTTTGCCAGAAGTAGATAAGAAAAGTTCTTCTGGTGGCAAAACATTATCTGCTGTTTCTGTTGCAAGGTCATCTGCATCTGATGGATATAACTGGCGGAAGTATGGTCAGAAGCAAGTAAAGAGTCCTACAGGTTCTCGAAGCTATTACAGGTGTACCCATTCAGACTGTTGTGCTAAGAAGATTGAATGTTGTGATCATTCAGGTCATGTGATAGAGATTGTTTATAAAAGTGAGCACAGTCATGATCCCCCACGGAAGATTAATTCTCTTAGGGAAAATAAGATTCTGTCTGCCAGCGAACCAATTGTAGAAAAGAGTGTTCCAGACCAGCCTGTCAGACTTCTGAAAGGTCCTGATCCATCTATTTCCTCAAAAGAATCTCTACAAGAAGCACCTTGCAGCACTGATAAGAAACGGCCAAACTCGTCTAGTATCAGTAATGGTaaagttattttgaaagaggaacCTGTAAATGAGCCAGAGCCGAAAAAAAGGTAAGTCTGCATATGAACTCATACTTacggaaaaaaaatataataattctaATTGTGGCAGGATAGTATTTAACCTCTTTCCTTTAATTTGATATCCAGAATGAAGAAAGGTGACTTAACAGACATGGATTCTCCTGTAAAACCTGGAAAGAAGCCCAAGTTTGTTATACATGCAGCAGGGGATGTGGGGATATCGGGTGATGGTTATCGATGGCGGAAGTATGGGCAGAAAATGGTGAAGGGAAATCCGCATCCCAGGTGCATGTCTAAATATTGCTTactttctgttttcttttccttctaatCTGTCCAGTCCTTagcatgttttttatttttggcatTGACAAGTTAGTAGTATCCTTACacaattttagtgaaaaataagTTGTATTTAGATTTAACGGgtgtcaatttaaaaaaaaaatctgataaATTGTAGAATCCGATAAGAAATTGTAAGTTGAGTTTATTTGCTTGCATGCAGTTCAAAGTCAATGACGTACAATTCGAATACATTATTTCTAGCTTGTGCTTCTTTTGCCATTTTGgttaatatttaatagtatCGCCCTTCTCTCTCCatacacattttttcttttcccttttctgtGGAAGTTCTTTCTAACTGCCGAGCTTCATAATAACCAGAAAACTGTATTTTCTATTATCTTCAGCTGAAAAGCTGTTGACAGCAAAATTTGTACTTAGTTAAAGAAAACTCTGTAgagtcaaaataaaaaataacttgaatTTTCTGATGAAAATATAGTAGTTGcacatgttttgttttgaaattcaataCTGTTGTTCATTTGCACAAAGACATGCCTTTTTAAGCCTGCTTCCATAGAACATAGTAAAGTCAATTgtcagaaattaaaaattagttgaTTTCTTATTTCGTTGTTGATCTTTTGAGTGTTGACTACATTATTAGCAGCCACAGATTAGTTTTTAGgtgattttttcaaaaataaaatggatCGGTGGATTTTTCCAAACCATTTGTGATTGGGTGAGTTTGTGCAATAAAAGAGTTGGAGGCTATGTATATTTTCCTGTCTCTCAGGGATTCAAACCTTCAATCAGTTGTAAATAGTAAGTCAAAGTATGAGCCAAATACTGATATATTCTCCCTGCATGAAGATTATCTCTTAACAGCCCAATCAGTCATTCTTGAAGTTTTTT
This genomic stretch from Vigna radiata var. radiata cultivar VC1973A chromosome 7, Vradiata_ver6, whole genome shotgun sequence harbors:
- the LOC106768958 gene encoding probable WRKY transcription factor 32 codes for the protein MAERRSPQALPDPNLEPNDSDQKPQDANQTQRLTESPSAAEPQCGELRSSGERRTESNLETLGGAGTSSVQTLAVHHHRSDDLHGSSAASNSSGKAESKETDAPPEKEIIQGEAQPLPTQTNRLQLSVCSTPLSELPPTSVIQSSPSVSSPSVPKQKLSTPKVNNARLPEVDKKSSSGGKTLSAVSVARSSASDGYNWRKYGQKQVKSPTGSRSYYRCTHSDCCAKKIECCDHSGHVIEIVYKSEHSHDPPRKINSLRENKILSASEPIVEKSVPDQPVRLLKGPDPSISSKESLQEAPCSTDKKRPNSSSISNGKVILKEEPVNEPEPKKRMKKGDLTDMDSPVKPGKKPKFVIHAAGDVGISGDGYRWRKYGQKMVKGNPHPRNYYRCTSAGCPVRKHIESAVDNSDAVIITYKGVHDHDMPVPKKRHGPPSAPLVAAAAPASMNSLQVKKPDSPHKKKVSTQWSVDTEGELTGEALELGGEKAMESARTLLSIGFEIKPC